A window from Shewanella livingstonensis encodes these proteins:
- the flgK gene encoding flagellar hook-associated protein FlgK → MSIDLLNIARTGVQASQAQLGVTSNNIANANTEGYNRQVATQASTESQRLGNNFYGTGTYVSDVKRVYNEFAARELRIGQTSMSAAETSYSKLSELDEIYSQIGKMVPENLNNFFASINSVADLPTDLGIRSNSLSSAQQLAAGLNQMQSQLDGQVKQTNSQIESITTRINEISKELGSINLELMKSQGQDSQVLDKQDALILELSQYAQVNVIPLDTGAKSIMLGGSVMLVSGEVSMKMGMSTGDPYPNEPRINASIGDKTLNVDPSKLGGQLGALFSFRDDTLLPASTELGQLALGIADTFNEMQSKGFDLNGAVGSDIFRDINNPLMATGRAGSHSTNAGTAAMSVNIDDVGALSGGSYELSYTTAAGYSLKDNQTGEVSNFTGTPLTTSAGFSINIASGAIDDGDKFEIRPTAGAAAGLKVVMTDPKGIAAAGPTLTADASNSGNTELSLNSMDSSIAGFQGTATGSSITFTIDTAANTYQAFNSAGTSLGTGTITNNNINAFGMDFDITTSGTATATADSFTFDLSFAEGNNSNAVEMAKLSDTKLMNNGTGTLTSVFENTKLDIGSQTKSAEVRVGSATAIYQQASTRVQSESGVNLDEEAANLLRFQQSYQAAARIMTTAQTIFDTLLSSVR, encoded by the coding sequence ATGTCGATTGACTTACTCAATATCGCTCGCACAGGCGTTCAAGCATCTCAAGCTCAGTTAGGGGTGACCAGTAATAACATTGCCAATGCCAATACTGAAGGTTACAACCGTCAGGTTGCGACTCAAGCTTCAACTGAGTCGCAACGTCTAGGTAATAATTTTTACGGTACTGGTACGTATGTGTCTGATGTTAAACGTGTTTACAACGAATTTGCTGCGCGTGAATTACGCATCGGTCAAACCAGCATGAGTGCGGCTGAAACGTCTTACAGTAAGTTAAGTGAGTTAGATGAGATTTATTCTCAAATTGGCAAAATGGTGCCAGAAAATCTAAACAACTTTTTTGCCAGCATCAATAGTGTTGCCGATTTACCAACAGATCTAGGTATTCGATCTAACAGTTTAAGCTCTGCTCAACAGTTAGCCGCTGGTTTGAATCAAATGCAATCACAACTTGATGGTCAGGTGAAACAAACCAATAGCCAAATAGAATCGATTACCACACGTATTAATGAAATCAGCAAAGAATTAGGCAGCATCAATTTAGAGTTGATGAAATCCCAAGGCCAAGACAGCCAAGTATTAGACAAGCAAGACGCACTTATTTTAGAACTCAGCCAGTATGCCCAGGTTAATGTTATTCCGTTAGATACCGGCGCAAAGTCAATTATGTTGGGCGGCTCGGTGATGTTGGTATCGGGTGAAGTGTCGATGAAAATGGGCATGAGTACCGGCGATCCTTATCCAAATGAGCCGCGTATTAATGCATCTATCGGTGACAAAACTCTTAATGTTGACCCGTCTAAATTGGGCGGTCAACTTGGCGCATTATTTTCATTTAGAGATGACACCTTATTACCAGCCAGCACTGAACTCGGCCAATTAGCCTTAGGCATTGCAGACACCTTTAACGAAATGCAGTCCAAAGGTTTTGATTTAAACGGTGCCGTTGGTAGCGATATTTTTCGTGATATCAATAACCCGTTAATGGCAACAGGCCGCGCGGGCAGTCATTCTACTAACGCTGGTACGGCAGCCATGTCGGTCAATATTGACGATGTCGGCGCGTTATCGGGCGGCAGTTATGAGTTGAGCTATACCACCGCAGCAGGCTATTCATTAAAAGATAACCAAACCGGTGAAGTGTCAAACTTTACCGGTACTCCATTAACCACTAGCGCAGGTTTTAGCATTAATATTGCTAGTGGTGCCATAGACGATGGCGATAAATTTGAAATTCGCCCAACCGCCGGTGCCGCCGCGGGCTTAAAAGTGGTAATGACCGACCCTAAAGGCATTGCCGCTGCTGGGCCAACGCTAACAGCCGATGCTAGCAACTCTGGCAACACGGAGCTTAGCTTAAACAGCATGGACTCGAGCATTGCTGGTTTTCAAGGTACAGCAACCGGTTCATCAATTACGTTTACCATTGATACCGCCGCCAATACTTATCAAGCATTTAATAGTGCAGGTACATCATTAGGTACAGGCACTATTACCAATAACAACATCAATGCCTTTGGTATGGATTTTGACATTACCACTAGCGGTACCGCTACCGCTACCGCAGACAGCTTTACGTTTGATTTGTCTTTCGCCGAAGGCAATAACAGCAATGCTGTCGAAATGGCAAAATTATCAGACACCAAATTAATGAATAACGGCACTGGCACCTTAACCAGCGTGTTTGAAAATACTAAATTAGATATTGGTAGTCAGACAAAGTCTGCTGAAGTGCGCGTGGGCTCGGCGACGGCAATATATCAACAAGCTAGTACCCGGGTGCAAAGTGAATCTGGTGTAAACCTTGATGAAGAAGCAGCAAATTTATTGCGCTTTCAACAATCTTATCAAGCAGCCGCCAGAATTATGACTACAGCACAAACCATTTTCGATACTTTATTAAGCTCGGTTCGCTAG